In bacterium, the following are encoded in one genomic region:
- the tuf gene encoding elongation factor Tu (EF-Tu; promotes GTP-dependent binding of aminoacyl-tRNA to the A-site of ribosomes during protein biosynthesis; when the tRNA anticodon matches the mRNA codon, GTP hydrolysis results; the inactive EF-Tu-GDP leaves the ribosome and release of GDP is promoted by elongation factor Ts; many prokaryotes have two copies of the gene encoding EF-Tu): MAKKKFERTKPHLNVGTIGHIDHGKTTLTSTITNILSKKGL; the protein is encoded by the coding sequence ATGGCTAAGAAAAAATTTGAAAGAACTAAACCCCATCTTAATGTGGGAACAATTGGACATATCGATCATGGTAAAACTACCCTCACTTCTACCATCACTAATATCCTATCTAAAAAAGGATTA